From the genome of Amycolatopsis sp. NBC_01488, one region includes:
- a CDS encoding glycoside hydrolase family 64 protein has translation MISRRSFLGLTAATLATAVPLARAASAATPDTFGLKLVNNSGSGTVYAYVTGTTPDGRLVLLRADGTPYYPDSPSAPTTPLPEDCAIPIASGAQVQVPKMGGARIYVVTDAKLDFFLDPGPNLVHPSFLNSGDPNFGKNWSFSEFTFNDTQLFANISYVDFVGIPMGLSLASGSGTSTVDGLPAGALDQIASALTGLGGEWAGLVQTGGGGNLRVLSPHHHAAQFGGYLDAYIDQVWQKYAGTELVVDSQNPGLGTFTGRVSGDQLVFGSESFAKPSTADVWSCDSGPFALAAGASDARKAIVPRLAAALNRTTLLDNPTQPTAEDPARFYGGDATNHYARIVHSKLPDNRGYAFPYDDVSPGPDFSGAVSAGDPQVLTITINPAHG, from the coding sequence ATGATCTCCCGTCGCTCGTTCCTCGGCCTCACGGCGGCAACGCTCGCCACGGCGGTCCCCCTCGCGCGGGCCGCGTCCGCCGCGACGCCGGACACGTTCGGCCTCAAGCTGGTGAACAATTCGGGCTCCGGCACCGTGTACGCCTACGTAACCGGTACGACGCCGGACGGGCGCCTGGTGCTGCTGCGCGCCGACGGCACGCCGTACTACCCGGACTCGCCGTCGGCGCCGACGACCCCGCTGCCGGAGGACTGCGCCATTCCGATCGCTTCGGGCGCGCAGGTCCAGGTGCCCAAGATGGGCGGCGCGCGCATCTACGTCGTCACCGACGCCAAGCTGGACTTCTTCCTCGACCCGGGGCCGAACCTGGTGCACCCGAGCTTCCTGAACTCCGGCGATCCCAACTTCGGGAAGAACTGGTCGTTCAGCGAGTTCACGTTCAACGACACGCAGCTGTTCGCGAACATCAGCTACGTCGACTTCGTGGGCATCCCGATGGGCCTTTCGCTGGCTTCCGGGTCCGGCACGTCGACGGTCGACGGGCTGCCCGCGGGTGCGCTGGACCAGATCGCCTCGGCGCTGACGGGGCTGGGCGGCGAGTGGGCCGGCCTGGTGCAGACGGGCGGCGGCGGGAACCTGCGCGTACTGTCGCCGCACCACCACGCGGCGCAGTTCGGCGGGTACCTCGACGCGTACATCGACCAGGTGTGGCAGAAGTACGCGGGCACGGAACTGGTGGTGGACTCGCAGAACCCGGGCCTGGGCACGTTCACCGGCCGCGTTTCCGGCGATCAGCTGGTGTTCGGCTCGGAATCGTTCGCGAAGCCGTCGACGGCGGACGTGTGGAGCTGCGACAGCGGCCCGTTCGCGCTGGCGGCGGGAGCGAGCGACGCGCGCAAGGCGATCGTCCCGCGCCTGGCGGCGGCCCTGAACCGCACGACGTTGCTGGACAACCCCACCCAGCCGACGGCCGAGGACCCGGCTCGCTTCTACGGCGGCGACGCGACCAACCACTACGCGCGGATCGTCCACTCGAAACTGCCGGACAACCGGGGCTACGCGTTCCCGTACGACGACGTGAGCCCGGGCCCCGACTTCAGCGGCGCGGTCTCCGCGGGCGACCCCCAGGTCCTGACGATCACGATCAACCCGGCGCACGGCTGA
- a CDS encoding glycoside hydrolase family 16 protein — MRTVKRLTAVLASLSFVLTAAPAHAEETWTTVFQDDFDGAAGTGLNTQDWLYDRGTGYPGGAANWGTGELETATDSTANVYHDGQGHLAIKPLRDANGQWTSGRIETQRTDFAAPAGGQLEISATLKQPSPASGLGYWPAFWAMGADARPVGATNWPSIGELDVMEDVNALSKHSTTFHCGQWQGECHDPDGITSDLQDCAGCQDGYHTYSVVVDRRDAAAEELRFSLDGTQTFSVKQNQVSDATWKAAVDHGFFVIFDVAIGGSYPNKVCGCTSPSADITPGAEMSVDSLSVKTSQG, encoded by the coding sequence ATGCGCACCGTCAAGCGGCTCACCGCTGTGCTGGCATCCCTGTCCTTCGTCCTGACCGCCGCGCCGGCGCACGCCGAGGAAACCTGGACCACGGTCTTCCAGGACGACTTCGACGGTGCCGCCGGCACCGGCCTGAACACCCAGGACTGGCTCTACGACAGGGGAACCGGCTACCCGGGTGGCGCGGCGAACTGGGGCACCGGCGAACTCGAGACGGCCACCGACTCGACCGCCAACGTCTACCACGACGGCCAAGGCCACCTGGCGATCAAGCCGCTGCGGGACGCGAACGGTCAGTGGACCTCGGGCCGGATCGAGACGCAGCGCACCGACTTCGCCGCTCCCGCGGGCGGTCAGCTGGAGATCAGCGCGACGCTCAAGCAGCCCTCCCCCGCGAGCGGCCTCGGTTACTGGCCGGCGTTCTGGGCGATGGGCGCCGACGCCCGCCCGGTCGGCGCGACGAACTGGCCGAGCATCGGCGAGCTGGACGTCATGGAAGACGTCAACGCACTGAGCAAGCACTCCACCACCTTCCACTGTGGACAGTGGCAGGGCGAGTGCCACGACCCGGACGGCATCACCAGCGACCTGCAGGACTGCGCGGGCTGCCAGGACGGCTACCACACCTACTCCGTCGTCGTGGACCGCCGCGACGCCGCGGCCGAGGAACTGCGCTTTTCCCTCGACGGCACCCAGACGTTCTCGGTGAAGCAGAACCAGGTGTCCGACGCGACCTGGAAGGCCGCCGTCGACCACGGCTTCTTCGTCATCTTCGACGTCGCGATCGGCGGCTCCTACCCGAACAAGGTGTGCGGCTGCACCTCCCCGAGTGCGGACATCACACCCGGCGCGGAGATGAGCGTCGACTCGCTCTCGGTGAAGACCAGCCAGGGCTGA
- a CDS encoding methylated-DNA--[protein]-cysteine S-methyltransferase: MKHAVIASPIGPLTLVGDGEALAGLYFDGHLRTPRLTDLGRRDDDGFEAAKAQLGEYFAGTRREFDLELAPRGSAFEKQVWALLTKIPYGETRTYGQLAAELGDPGAAQAVGNANGWNPISVIVPCHRVVGTSGGLTGYAGGLTRKRFLLSLEEPPAAEVGRLF, translated from the coding sequence ATGAAGCACGCCGTCATCGCGTCCCCGATCGGTCCGCTGACCCTGGTCGGCGACGGCGAGGCGCTGGCCGGGCTCTACTTCGACGGCCACCTCCGGACGCCGCGCCTGACCGACCTCGGCCGCCGCGACGACGACGGCTTCGAAGCCGCGAAAGCCCAGCTCGGCGAGTACTTCGCGGGCACGCGGCGCGAGTTCGACCTCGAGCTCGCGCCGCGCGGCTCGGCGTTCGAGAAGCAGGTCTGGGCCCTGCTGACGAAGATCCCGTACGGCGAAACCCGCACGTACGGGCAGTTGGCCGCCGAACTGGGCGACCCCGGCGCCGCGCAGGCGGTCGGGAACGCCAACGGCTGGAACCCGATCAGCGTCATCGTGCCCTGCCACCGGGTGGTCGGCACGAGCGGCGGCCTGACCGGGTACGCCGGCGGCCTCACCCGCAAGCGGTTCCTCCTGAGCCTGGAGGAACCGCCCGCGGCCGAGGTCGGCCGGTTGTTCTAG
- a CDS encoding ATP-binding protein: MHRHTADSGVDTGESTDADQTGTTAPARTGAVVTSTFEELARALPNEMAVLRRKLTHWLGQLPLDPGSTHDITLATYEALANVAAHAYPEGNGWARLQAARTGDAVTVTVTDTGRGIPATRPRQSGLRTTGGRGLVLIDKVTDQSDIDTGDHGTTIHMTWRPAALRDENPP, translated from the coding sequence GCACCGACGCCGACCAAACCGGGACCACGGCACCGGCGCGCACGGGCGCCGTGGTCACCTCGACGTTCGAAGAACTCGCGCGCGCGCTGCCGAACGAGATGGCCGTCCTGCGCCGCAAGCTGACCCACTGGCTGGGCCAGCTCCCGCTCGACCCGGGCAGCACGCACGACATCACGCTGGCCACGTACGAGGCACTGGCGAACGTAGCGGCTCACGCATACCCGGAAGGCAACGGCTGGGCCCGCCTCCAGGCCGCCCGCACCGGCGACGCGGTAACGGTGACGGTGACGGACACAGGCCGCGGAATCCCGGCGACGCGCCCACGCCAGTCCGGCTTGCGCACCACTGGCGGCCGAGGCCTGGTGCTGATCGACAAGGTGACGGACCAGTCCGACATCGACACAGGCGACCACGGGACAACGATCCACATGACCTGGCGCCCGGCGGCCTTGAGGGACGAGAACCCGCCCTGA